The genomic interval CATGTTTACTCTTCACACCAGCGAGGTTCAGCGCGTAAAAAGCAGCTCCGGGAGCAAACTGAAGAAAATTATCAGCATGCAGGGCAAAAGTCGGGTGGTCTTCTTGTAACTCTGCCCTGGTACTGTAATCCAGTCTTCTGATGGCATTATTTCCTAAAGATATCAGGCCATAACTAATCAGTACCGCCGGGATAATAAAGGATTTAATTTGAGGAGGATTCAATCCACGCATCTTCATCACCGATTCTTTGGGTGTGAGCTGAACTGAATCTTTACTGAGGGTATCCACCTGCTGCGCAAATACCATTCCGGGTAAACATATCACGAAGATAAAACTGAAAAATTTCATAAAAAACTCCTTTTAAACTGAACTGTTAAGTTAAGATAGATAAATACTGGAGGAAATTTATAATTATTGGTGCATTCCTCCGCTTTTGAATAAATCGTAAGCAGTCTGATAGTTCGCAATTGCCTGATCGGTTACTCTTTTTGATAATTTAGCAGGAACCTGTTCATTCTTTGCCTTGTTATACAGGAAGGTTTCCATTTTTTGCTGCGGGCCAAGAATCACCAGGCTATCCTGTTTCAGGTAAGCCAGCTTTTGATAAGTACCCAGAACTGCGCGGGGCTGATAAGTGGGATCAAAAAGATTCTTTCCATATAAATTACTCTCATATTTCCAGCCCAGCAAACTGAATAATGTAGGATAGATATCAATTTGAGAACACATTTTATCAATTACCTGGCTGCCCTTTTTTGGCAAATTGAGAATGACACATGGGATATGGTATTTATTAATATCAATCTCATTTCTGCCTGCACTGCTTGCACAATGGTCAGCAACTATAATAATGACTGTATTTTTATACCATGGTTTGTTGCTTATATTCTTCAGGAATTCACCGATTGCATAATCCGTATAGCGTACTGCTCCTTCTCTTCCACTTCCCGAGGTATACTTAATCTTACCTTCCGGAAAAGTGAATGGACGGTGATTAGAAGTCGTCATCACAAAATTATAAAATGGTTTACCCTGTTTAAATTCTGCATCAGCACCACGGGTAACCGCAGCAAATAAGTCTTCATCACTTATTCCCCAGGCATTTTCAAAATGAACCTGATCGTCCTGAATAATTGTTCTTTTGGTTTCATAAGCATCATCCAGTTTAATATTTCTTCCTCTGTCTATAATATCAAATCCATTGCTGCCAAAATATTCATTCATATTATCAAAGTAGCCATCGCCACCATAAAAGAAGGCTCTGCTATACCCGGCCTTTTCAAAAATATGTCCGACCGTAGTTAGTTTTTCATTCCCTTGTCTTCTCACTACACTGCTTCCTGGTGTAGGCGGGCTGGCTAAAGTTAAGGCTTCCATCCCTCTCACGGTTCTGGTTCCGGTAGCATACATATTGGTAAACAGCAAATTAGTGGTTGCCAGAGAATCAAGTACCGGCATCAGCTTCTGCGTATTGCCAAAGTGTTCCATAAAATCAGCACTCAGACTTTCCACCGTAATCATGATTACATTGGGTTTATAGGTAGTTCCCGTATTATTGATCTCTCTTTTGATAGAGTTTCCGCTGGTCACAAAAGTACTGTTCGACTCTTTTAATTCATTTCTGATTACCTTGAAAGCCTCATTTTTAGGTAATAAAGTATAGAAATCGTTATAATCCAGTTCATTGTTCTTAAAAGCAGCAAAAAAAGAATAAATCCCGGCCTTAGATAACTCATTCTGATAACGGTTAGTTCCTCTTTCAGCGAATGAATTGCGAACAAATAAAGGATAAAGTATGGTCAGGATTAATAAGGAACCAGAAATCATTAACCGGGTGCGGAACGGAGTACTGGATTGAAAAGCATGGGTAAAAACTTTTCTTTTCGCAAACAGAAACATCACCAGTAGTACCAATAACAGCACACCTCCTATCAAAAGTGGTAATGGATAGGATTCATTGATATTGTTTACAACTTCGTAGGTATAAATCAGGTAATCGACCGCGATAAAGTTAAAACGGCTTTCAAATTCCTGCCAGAAGGTAAGTTCTGCAAAGAAAGAGAAAAAGGAAATCAACAGGATCAGGAACAACCAGCCATAAGTAATGATTTTATTAGTAAGGGTGTTTACCCACTTCTGAGGTAAAAATAACAGGTATATACTGAAAAGTGTAACCAGGAAAAGGGCTACCCCAAAGTCATAGAAAAAGCCTGTAAAATATAATTGAATAATAGATAGTATGGAAAAATCTGTCTTACCAGATGAAACGGCCAGCAGACCTGTCCGGATTAAAAAAGAGCTGAATAAAAAAACAGCAAAAAAGGAAAACAGAACACTGTACCTGCCTTTAAATATTAATTGGACCATATATTATTTGATAAGAGCTCCCAAACCTATCATTAAATAGTTGTAAAAAAAACTAAACATAATAAATATAAAAAGAAGGATTTCCGAAAAAATTCCTGAGTATCTGTCAGGAAAGCAAAAATTTAACAGGATAGATAAACAATTGACTATCACAAAGTAATAATTACTATATCTTGTTTTTCCTTAATATTCCTTTAATATCTGCTCCAGATTTTCTTAAAATTTAATCTATGATTTTTATCAGCCAGAAGGCATTTAAAAATGATAAAATTTAGCCGGAGAGAAACAAAGCAACCATCTTCACCATCTCTTTGTTCGCATATACGACCTCTGCTTTCCCTTTAAGATTCTATTTGTTTATATGAACAACAGTAAAATAACAGGGTTACTGCTTGGGTTCTCTTGCAGTTTCATACGGGTTTGAAGCACAACACAACCAAAGACACGTTTAAAATGCGCTTTATCTTTTATCAAAGTAGAGCTTAACCATTTATCAAGTACTGCTCATATATAGCTAAACAATTGTATATCATAGTATTTACAATTATTTTCGCTTAATTATATAAGTACTTATATAATTACTTATATATTTGAGTATGAATTACTATCAGTCATTAGGATATTTAGTGTTAGGCAGCCGGTTGAAACGGTTGAGTGAACTCTTTCTTTCAGAAATCAATAAATCATACAAGGCAGAAGGCATCGTCTTTGAAACCACCTGGTTCCCTGTATTCTACTTACTCTCTGAAAACAAAACATTAACCATTCAGGAACTATGTGAACAGATTGAAGTCTCTCATCCCGCAGCCAGTCAACTGGTGACCAATCTTAAAAATAAAGGTTTAGTCATCAGCACAACCAGCGCTGAAGATGCCCGTAAACAATTAGTGACTTTGAGCGAAGAAGGCAAAGCACTTTTAGAGCGGATCATTCCTGTTTGGGATGCCATCACTGCAACCATGGAAGAAGTAGCAGGAGCAAGCGAGGAAGGCAGCGCGATATTAGCTACGCTGACTAAGCTGGAAACTACCTTTAAATCCATCGATATCGTTAAAAATATTCAACATAAAATACATCACCCTGTTAAATCTACATCCAATGCATAACTCATTTTTTTATGGAACTGACCACCTGACCAGTGGAATTTGCTTGGCTATTGCAGCAGGTCAGACCAAAGGCCGGATTAGTCCTGAAGCAGCAGCAAATATTCAATCTTCCTGGGAAGAAGTACAAAAAATTGTTCGTAGCCAAAAACCAGTATATGGCGTGAATACAGGATTCGGCCCATTATGTGATACCCATATATCAGAAAAAGACACTTCGCTTTTACAAAGCAATATCCTTAAAAGTCATAGTGTTGGTGTAGGTAAGCCAATTCCTCTGGAAATTGCCAAAATTATGATGATTACTAAAGTTCAGGCTTTAGCTAAGGGGTTTTCTGGCATTGCGCCACAAACATTAGCACGTATTATCTGGCATATTGACAATGATATTATTCCTTTTGTTCCTGAAAAAGGTTCGGTAGGTGCTTCTGGTGACCTGGCTCCCCTATCTCACCTGTTCCTGCCTTTAATTGGTTTAGGTGAAGTGTTTATCCATGGAGAAAAAGTTTCCGCTGCAAAAATGCTGGAACAATATGATTTGAAACCAATCGTATTAGGCCCGAAAGAAGGCCTGGCCCTGATTAACGGAACGCAGTTTATACTTGCTTTCGCTGTTAAAGCGGTTCAGCGTTTAAACGATGCATTGGATCTGGCCGATTTAAGCGGAGCAATGTCTTTAGAAGGCCTGACTGGTTCTACCCGTCCGTTTGATGAACGTTTACATAATTTAAGACCTTATAAAGGCACTAAACTGGTTGCCCACCGCTTATCTGCAATCCTGGAAGGTTCAGCAATCGGAACCTCACATATCAATTGCAGCCGCGTACAGGATCCTTATTCTATCCGCTGTATGCCACAGGTACATGGCGCTTCGCGTAATGCCTGGTTACATTTAAAAGAATTAACGGAAATTGAGCTGAACTCAGTGACTGATAATCCGGTTATTTTTAGTGCAGAAGATACGATCAGTGGTGGAAATTTCCACGGACAGCCTTTAGCGATGGTGCTTGATTATGCAACGGTTGCCGCAGCAGAATTAGGAAATATTGCAGATCGCCGTTGTTACCTGATGAATGAAGGCAAATATGATTTACCAAAATTACTGATTGCCGATGCTGGTTTAAACTCTGGTTTAATGATCCCTCAGTATACCACAGCAGCATTGGTAACCGAGAACAAAACTTTATGCTTTCCGGCAAGTGCGGATAGCGTCCCTACTTCTCTGGGACAGGAAGACCATGTTTCTATGGGTTCTATCAGTGGAAGAAAGCTGCATATGGTAATTGATAACCTGGAATTTATCCAGGCGATTGAACTTTTATATGCTGCACAAGCTATAGAATTCAGACGGCCGTTGAAATCAACACCAGTAATCGAGGCCTGCCACAATTTAATCAGAAACCATGTTCCTTATATCAAAGAAGACCGTCTTTTTGCGGACGATATTAATCAATTACATCATTTGATAACTAACGGTTCATTATTGCAGACTGCTAATGAAACTGCCATTGCTAACCATATTAACCTATTCAACGATGACGACTTCAGAATTTATTAACACCTACGCCAAACATCCGTTTTATAAAGCACCAAGAGGGATGCAACTGCATGCTAAAAGCTGGCAGACAGAGTCTGTATTGCGCATGCTGCTGAATAACCTGGATGGAGAGGTTGCAGAAAACCCGGAAGAATTAGTAGTTTATGGCGGTATTGGCCAGGCTGCACGTAACCCGGAATCTTTACGTAAAATCATTGAGATTCTTTTGGAACTGGATGAACATCATTCTCTATTGGTACAATCGGGTAAACCAGTCGGTATCATCAGAAGCCATCCTCAGGCACCACGTGTTTTAATTGCGAATAGTAATTTAGTACCTGCATGGGCAAATTGGGAGCATTTCAATGAATTGCGCAGCAAAGGATTAATGATGTACGGCCAGATGACAGCGGGTAGCTGGATTTATATTGGTACGCAGGGTATTTTACAGGGTACTTACGAGACATTTGTAGAGTGTGGCCGTCAGCATTTCGGTCATGATCTGACAGGTAAACTGATTGTGAGTGCTGGTATTGGTGGTATGGGTGGCGCGCAACCTTTAGCAGCAACGATGGCTGGTGCTATTTTTTTAGGTGCTGATGTAGACGAAACAAGAATTCAAAAGCGTGTAGATACGCAGTATATTGACCGGATTACACATTCTTATGAAGAAGCGATTAACTGGGTAAATGAAGCTAAAGCAACTGGTGCGGCTATTTCTATCGGAATCGTCATGGATGCGGGAGATTTACTGGAGCGTTTAACTGCTGATGGCTTAGTTCCTGATATCCTGACTGACCAGACTTCTGCACATGATCCTTTGAATGGTTATGTTCCTAACGGTTTATCTTTACCTGAGGCGCTTGCTTTAAGAAAAAGTGATCCTGAAAAGTACAAGGCATTATCATTGAAAAGTATGGCCCGCCATGTGGCTTTCATGCTTGAATTGCAAAAACTGGGAGCAGTTACTTTTGATTATGGAAATAACTTAAGAGAGTTTGCTAAACAAGGTGGAGAAAAAGATGCGTTTAACTTTCCCGGTTTTACGCCTGCTTATATCAGACCGTTATTCTGTGAAGGTAAAGGCCCGTTCAGATGGGTTGCTTTATCTGGTGATCCTGAAGATATCTATGTAACGGATCGTGCGCTAATGGAAGCATTTCCAGAAAATACGCATTTAATTAACTGGCTGCAAAAAGCTCAGGATAAAATTAGTTTCCAGGGTTTACCGGCACGTATTTGCTGGTTAGGTATGGGCGAACGCGAAAAAGCGGGTCTGATTTTCAATGAGCTGGTAGCAAGCGGCAAAGTTAAAGGGCCGATCGTGATTGGCCGTGATCATTTGGATTGTGGTTCTGTAGCTTCTCCTAACCGTGAAACTGAATCTATGAAAGATGGTTCTGATGCAGTTTCTGACTGGCCGTTATTAAACTTGATGGCTAATACTTCGGGTGGTGCAACCTGGGTTTCTTTCCATCATGGTGGTGGTGTGGGAATGGGTTATTCTCAGCATGCGGGAATGGTTGTTCTGGCAGACGGAACTGAGCGTGCAGCGAGCTGCATCAGCCGTGTGTTATATAATGATCCGGCTATGGGTATCTTCCGTCATGCGGATGCGGGTTATGAGCAGGCAGAAATATGGGCTGAAAAGTTCGGTTTAAAAATAGGATAGTTTAACACATTTGAGATGAAGAAACTAATCGGACCATTCAGCGAGATCCTGACCTTGTCGGGTTTGGCGCTGAATGGTGCTATAAATGACGACCAGCTTGAGATAATCCGTGGTGGCGGTATTATTGTGGAGGATGGGAAGATCGTGGCTACTGGTGATTTTGAAGACTTACGCCTTGCAAATGCAGCGCTGTCGTTAGAAAAAATTGAAGGGGAACAAGTTTTGCTTCCTGGTTTTATTGACTGTCATACGCATATCTGTTTTGCAGGAAGCAGGGCAAAGGATTATAGTCTTCGTATTCAGGGAAAAACTTACCTTGAAATTGCGAAAAGCGGCGGTGGTATCTGGGATTCTGTAACGCAGACACGCGCAGCAGCGTTGTCAAAGCTGGTGGAGCTTTTGAAGCAAAGAGTACAGCGGCATTTAACTGATGGGGTAACGACAATCGAGATTAAGAGTGGTTATGGACTGGATATAAGCAATGAGCTGAAAATGCTGAGAGCGATTAAAGAGGTTGCTTTAACCACTGTTGCCGATTTGATTCCTACTTGTTTGGCAGCACATCTTTTACCGAAAGATTTTGAGGGTTCACAGGTGGAGTATCTGGATCATGTACTGGCAGATTTATTACCGTTGGTGAAGGCGGAGGATCTGGCAAACCGGGTAGATATTTTCATCGAAGAGAGTGCTTTTGACCCCCAGGTTTCGGTTTCTTATTTACTGGCTGCAAAAGAATTGGGTTTTGAAATTACAGTACATGCTGATCAGTTTACAACCAGTGGACTGGAAGTGGCTATTGAGGTTGGCGCTGTTTCGGCAGATCATCTGGAAGCGAGTACGGAAAGGGAAGCTGCGCTATTGGAGGGTTCGGAGACGGTAGCGGTTGTACTTCCTGGTGCTTCTCTGGGCTTAGGGATGCAGTATGCGCCTGCCCGGAAGTTACTGGATGCTGGCGCTTGTCTGGCTATTGCAAGTGACTGGAATCCAGGGTCTGCGCCTATGGGAGATTTACTGATGCAGGCTGCGGTGATGAGTGCTGCGGAGAAACTGAGTACGGCTGAGGTATTCGCAGGACTGACTTTCAGAGCGGCAAAAGCGTTGAGCCTGATGGATCGTGGTAGGCTGGCTGAAGGAATGCTGGCTGATATGCAGGCTTATCCTTGTGCTGATTACAGAGAGATTTTATACCATCAGGGAAAAATTAAACCGGGCATCGTCTGGAAAAAAGGAATAAGAATATGATAGACTCTTTATTTTATCAAAAAACATCGGCTGAAACGTGGACTGGTCGTAATGACGGAACTGATCTGGCTGTTCAGCGCTGGCATCAGCGGGTGATTCTGGTTGATCTTCTGCATGGGGTTATCCCATTGCTATCACCCGGTCAAAAAGGAATTGCCTTAATTGGTTTTTCTTGTGATGAAGGGGTGAGACGTAATGGTGGCAGAGTTGGCGCTAAGGATGGCCCTGCTCATTTCCGCAAGGCTTGTTGCAATTTACCTGTTCATTTTGATGAGGATGCTGTGTTTCTTGATTTGGGAGATGTGGTTTGTATGGGCCAGGATATGGAAGGTGCGCAACGTTCGCTTTCTGAGGTGGTTAGCTTTGCTTTAGCGAATGGTTACCGGCCTTTGGTTATTGGTGGTGGTCATGAGGTTGCTTATGGTCATTATACCGGTATTAATGATTATTTGAAGAAGCCTGATAGCCTTGGGATTATCAATTTTGATGCACATTTTGATTTACGCGAACCTAATGAGCATGGTACAAACTCTGGCACTGGATTTTTTCAGATTGCAGAGGATTGTAAGGCGTCAGGGAAACCTTTCAGCTATCTGCCTGTTGGAATTCAGCTGAACAGCAATACGAAGCATTTGTTTGATACGGCTGCGGGGTTGGGTGTAAAGCATATCCATGCGGAGGGTTTTATGGCTGCTAATCAGGAAGTGATTAAGCACCAACTGGAGGAGTTTATTGCAGGTTCATCGCATATTTACCTGACAATTTGTATGGATGTATTTTCCTCTTCGTTTGCTCCGGGGGTAAGTGCGGCCGCTTTTAGTGGTCTTATTCCTGATGCGTTTTTCTTTAGTTGTTTAAAGTCTGTTATGGCTGGTGGCAAGGTGATCAGTATGGATATTGCAGAGTGTAATCCGGTTTTTGATCAAGACCAGCGCACGGCTAAGTTAGCTGCTGCGCTGGCCTTTAGTATGATCACCTAACCAAAAGATTATTCAGCAACGGGAAGGAAGAAGCAGAAGCGGCTTCCTTCTCCTATTTCACTTTCTACCCATATTTTACCGTTTTCGGCTTCGATAAAGTCTTTGGAAATTGCAAGTCCTAATCCTGAGCCTGATTTATTGTTTCCGTCTGTGGGTACCTGGAAGTAGCGGTCAAAGAGCCGTTTTTGGTATTGTTCGTCTATTCCTTTTCCGAAATCCCGTACAGAGAATTCTATTCCTTGTTTTTTCTCTTGTATTTCTATTTGAACTTTTGATTTTTCTGAGCTGTACCGCAAGGCGTTAGAGAGAAAGTTAATGAGTACCCAGGCTGTTTTCTCTACGTCTGCGTTTACAACGGGAAGGTTTTCTTTACTGATAAGTTCGAGTTGAATGTTTTTTTGTCCGGCTTGAAAGCGGACTGCGTTCAGGGCATAGTTGACGATTTCCAGCGGGGCGGCTTTGACAAAGTTTAATTGCAGGTTGCCTGTTTCTACTTGTGCGAGATCAAGGAGTTCACTGGTGATTTTCAGTAAACGGCTACAGTCGTCTTTGATGTGTGCTATGAGTTGTTTTTGTTCTGTGTTCATCAGCCCGATCCTTTCGTCATCCAGAAGTTTTAAACTCATTTTTATGGAGGATATAGGGGTTTTAAGTTCGTGGGACACGGTAGCGATAAAGTTGGTTTTAGCCTCGTCGAGTTCTTTAAATTGGGTAATGTTATTGAGGATGTATACGGTTCCTGCGGTTTTACCGGTTTGCAGAACTGGTGAATCCTGGTCTTCAAATATGGGTACGATAATTTCTCTTTTCTGGAGCTGGAAGTAGGATTCTTTCTGGTCTGCGTAGATTTTTATGGGCTGATCGTTTTTTTGGTTATTCATGATCCTGGCTAAAAGATCGTTTTTTTTCATCAGGTCTTTGACGTTGGATCCGTTTACTTTGTTTTCATCAAGGTTCAGGATTTGTGCGGCAACTTTATTCATGAAAAGAATTTCCTGTTTTTCGTTGAGCCCGATAATGGCGTCTTGCATTTGTTCAATGATGGCTTCGATACGCAGCTTTTCTGATTGAATTTTTGCAAGGTTACTGTTTTCCCATTTATTGAGTTGTTCAACCATTTCATTGAATGAGCTGGCAAGTTCTGAAAATTCATCTGTGCCGTCAAATACGAGTCTTTGTTTATAGTTTTTACGCCCGATTTCTTGTATGGCTTCGGAGAATTCTCTAAGCGGGTTAGCGACAAATCCGGGGAAGTTGACAATAAAAGAGAATAGAACGAGGAAACAGAAACTGGCGGCTGTAATGAGGTACAGGCTGGCTTTTTCAACGGATTTTTGAGCGACATAGTTTTTTCTGACGATACCGTCCATGTTAAGTTTGTCGATAATCGTGAGTTGAGATCTGATCTTTGCGAGTGCTGTTTTTTGCTGTGCAGGGTTGGTGAGTTCGTGGAATGATTTTTTGAGGGTTGCTACGGCCTCTCCTTCTCCGTTCTCGGTCACGTTTTTTGATTCGAGGGATAGTTGTTTTGCAAATTTCTTCTGTAGTCCGGGTGTGAGGGGAAGGTCGTTCTGGTCAAGGATGGAACGCATTTCTCTGGTGTAACTCAGGGTTTCGTAGTTGTCTTTCAGAATCACTTTTGCACTAACCGAGATCTGGTTCATGTAATAGAGTGAGATGGAACCGAATAGGAGTACGACTACAAACAGGAATCCGAATCCGAGGCGGAGTTTGGTTTTTATTTTCATTGTATTACTTGTTGAAAGTTCTAAGGGGGTTTGCCTGGCTTCGCAAAAATATAGGTAGTGCTATGTTCGAGCTACGTTTACTTAGGCCCGAAAAGGGCAAAGAAAAACAATGCTCTTCACATTAGCACCATCTATATTTTTTGGGATAACCGGTTAGGTTTATCTGTTGCAAAGTGACATACAATTTCATTTTTTTATTGGTTTATTTGTTGGATTGCTTACTGGTTCACTAATTGGATTGCTTAATCGTTCACTAGTTGGATTGCTTAAGATAGAATAACGAGATCTGTTTCTGTTGATGAAATGTTCCGCAGTAATTCGTTGAATACGGCAGTTCTCATGATCACCTGAAAGAGGTTCAGATGAGGTTTCCCGATACAGATGGTCGTGATTTCTTTTTCCTGGGCAATTCTCATAATGGTTTTGGTGATTTCATCACTTTTCACTTTGATTACTTCTGCGCCAAGTTCTGTGGCGAGCTTAAAGTTATTGATCAGATGCCTTTGCAAATCTAGTTTAATCCGGTCACTACTTTCATTATTATTCTGCACATAGAGTACGGTCCAGGGAGATCTGTAATAGGAAGCCAGCCTGGCTGTTTTACGGATAACAATCTTAGCGGTCACGTTATTGGTGGAGATACAGGCCATGAAACGCTCTGGTCTGAGCTTGATTTGTTTAGGGATTTCTATACTGATCTTTCTTTCTACGTGATGGGCTACTTCCCGCAGCGCCAGTTCTCTGAGCTGAAGGATTCGTTCGGATTGAAAGAAGTTCCCCAAGGCTCTTTCTATTTTTGTTTTGTCATATATTTTACCGGATTTAAGCCGGTCTATGAGTTCATCAGCGGTCAGGTCAATGTTCACGATCTCATCTGCAATATCCAGCACTCTATCCGGGATACGCTCTGTGATAGGGATTCCAGTGATTTTCTCAATCTCCTCGTTCATGCTTTCCAGGTGCTGGATATTCACAGCCGAGATTACACTAATGCCTGATTCAAGGATATCCATGACGTCCTGCCAGCGTTTTGTGTTTTTGCTTCCTTCTATATTGGAGTGCGCCAGTTCATCTACGATAACTACTTCGGGATTCCTGCTCAGGATAGCCTGCACGTCCATTTCTTCAATTTCCTTGCCTTTGTAAAATAGTTTACGCCTGGGAATTAATGGAATTCCTGCTAAAAGGGCGTGCGTTTCTTCTCTGTTATGGGTTTCAATATAACCGATTTGTATGTCAATTCCATTTTTGAGCAGAGCGTGCGCTTCTTGCAGCATCCGGTAGGTTTTTCCAACTCCCGCACTCATACCAATATATACCTTGAACTTACCCCGGCGGGATTTCTTTACCAGGTCAAGGAATTGACGTACTGATTGTTCTTTATTATCTTCCACAATTATAATCGGTTTACCATGTAATAATCACATATCCTATATCAACCAGATAGGATACACCGGTAATGAATGTAATGCCTATGAATAAAATCAATATAAATTTAGCGGAATAATTCCGGTAAATTGTTTGAGTTGCCATCGTTTGATCCTGATTTTTAAGCCTGACTTCCTGCCCTTTTTTCAGCCGGGCAATCCTTGCTTTTCTTCTTGTTTTTGGCCCGTATTTTAAACACAAAAATCCTGCAAAAACAGTGATTGAAGCGGTAAATAAAAATTCTAAAAATGTTTCCATGTTTATAGCTTTTAGTTTTTAAAGCCGGAGATTTTATCCCCGGCCATTTATTTTAAATAAGTGACTTTATAGGGTTTAAAAAGAAACAGCAACACTTGCAGTAACTGCTGCATTATAGTTTACAGCACTTATATCTCTTTTAAATATTTTGTCTTTGCTGTCATATACTTTACCTTCTAGCCTGACCACCGCATTTGATATTGGTGCATAG from Pedobacter sp. WC2423 carries:
- a CDS encoding ATP-binding protein is translated as MKIKTKLRLGFGFLFVVVLLFGSISLYYMNQISVSAKVILKDNYETLSYTREMRSILDQNDLPLTPGLQKKFAKQLSLESKNVTENGEGEAVATLKKSFHELTNPAQQKTALAKIRSQLTIIDKLNMDGIVRKNYVAQKSVEKASLYLITAASFCFLVLFSFIVNFPGFVANPLREFSEAIQEIGRKNYKQRLVFDGTDEFSELASSFNEMVEQLNKWENSNLAKIQSEKLRIEAIIEQMQDAIIGLNEKQEILFMNKVAAQILNLDENKVNGSNVKDLMKKNDLLARIMNNQKNDQPIKIYADQKESYFQLQKREIIVPIFEDQDSPVLQTGKTAGTVYILNNITQFKELDEAKTNFIATVSHELKTPISSIKMSLKLLDDERIGLMNTEQKQLIAHIKDDCSRLLKITSELLDLAQVETGNLQLNFVKAAPLEIVNYALNAVRFQAGQKNIQLELISKENLPVVNADVEKTAWVLINFLSNALRYSSEKSKVQIEIQEKKQGIEFSVRDFGKGIDEQYQKRLFDRYFQVPTDGNNKSGSGLGLAISKDFIEAENGKIWVESEIGEGSRFCFFLPVAE
- a CDS encoding sensor protein KdpD gives rise to the protein MVEDNKEQSVRQFLDLVKKSRRGKFKVYIGMSAGVGKTYRMLQEAHALLKNGIDIQIGYIETHNREETHALLAGIPLIPRRKLFYKGKEIEEMDVQAILSRNPEVVIVDELAHSNIEGSKNTKRWQDVMDILESGISVISAVNIQHLESMNEEIEKITGIPITERIPDRVLDIADEIVNIDLTADELIDRLKSGKIYDKTKIERALGNFFQSERILQLRELALREVAHHVERKISIEIPKQIKLRPERFMACISTNNVTAKIVIRKTARLASYYRSPWTVLYVQNNNESSDRIKLDLQRHLINNFKLATELGAEVIKVKSDEITKTIMRIAQEKEITTICIGKPHLNLFQVIMRTAVFNELLRNISSTETDLVILS